From Pseudomonas sp. FP2335, the proteins below share one genomic window:
- a CDS encoding ketopantoate reductase family protein, protein MRIGIIGAGAMGGLFGGRLAAAGHAVSFVEVSSQTIDAIRENGLHILGDETTVSVWPQIGVAAHFEEPFELMLVFTKGFHTQVAMDNVRHLIAPSTWVLSVQNGLGNAELIAQVVSAERIIVGMTDFPAQRRSPGTIYSQGHGHVKIWSYTGAPSDEIATIAQSFDEAGLNCAADANVQVAIWEKLAFNSVLNSICSVCGLTVGQVGRSEGGPALASAMAAEAVAVAAATGVLISNARIMAAIEHAFLNHSAHKPSMLQDIEAGRQTENAFIAGAIVKLGREHQVPTPVTESLYTLVGMKEGVATAG, encoded by the coding sequence ATGCGTATTGGGATTATCGGCGCGGGTGCCATGGGCGGCTTGTTTGGCGGGCGTCTGGCCGCTGCGGGGCACGCGGTTTCCTTTGTCGAGGTATCGTCGCAGACCATCGATGCCATCCGCGAAAATGGACTGCACATTCTCGGTGACGAAACGACAGTGAGTGTCTGGCCACAAATTGGCGTTGCTGCCCACTTCGAGGAACCTTTCGAACTGATGCTGGTGTTCACCAAGGGTTTTCACACCCAGGTCGCGATGGACAACGTGCGGCACCTGATCGCCCCGTCGACCTGGGTGCTGTCGGTGCAAAACGGGTTGGGCAATGCCGAGCTTATCGCCCAAGTGGTGAGCGCCGAGCGCATCATCGTCGGTATGACGGATTTTCCCGCCCAGCGGCGCTCGCCTGGCACGATCTACAGCCAAGGCCACGGGCACGTAAAGATCTGGAGTTATACCGGCGCGCCCAGCGATGAAATCGCGACCATTGCTCAGTCCTTCGACGAAGCCGGGCTCAATTGCGCGGCAGATGCCAACGTACAAGTCGCGATCTGGGAAAAACTGGCCTTCAATTCCGTGTTGAACTCGATTTGTTCGGTGTGCGGGCTGACGGTGGGGCAGGTAGGGCGTTCGGAAGGCGGGCCAGCGCTGGCCTCTGCGATGGCCGCAGAGGCTGTGGCCGTCGCTGCGGCCACAGGTGTATTGATCAGTAACGCCAGGATCATGGCGGCGATTGAACACGCCTTCTTGAACCACAGCGCCCATAAGCCGTCGATGCTTCAGGACATCGAGGCGGGTCGCCAGACCGAGAATGCGTTTATCGCCGGGGCCATTGTCAAGCTGGGGCGCGAGCATCAGGTGCCCACGCCCGTGACCGAAAGCCTCTATACCCTGGTGGGCATGAAGGAGGGTGTTGCAACGGCTGGTTAA